A DNA window from Ostrea edulis chromosome 5, xbOstEdul1.1, whole genome shotgun sequence contains the following coding sequences:
- the LOC130054916 gene encoding uncharacterized protein LOC130054916 produces the protein MYSKVTIFISFISIISVKSGRRLLGFNFKSTNPIGQKQCLKLCFVHTDCLSINFSRNRLLCELNSQQESHTTTVTENSPEAEDFIYIPRQSIPQDIISLTGACSTVTCLPGQMCIAHSGGKKSTCIVARMYKLQDVAKERNKLNDWQKERNLILLSDPETHQLLLANYSPCPPKILSLPLKTLPKHQQEGCLGEPPPGQLTSYVTNTSESYVGSSRGYACAVGTVPERVNQTTCLANGHWETPRCQVCIEASDPTGENYSGTKNITETGKICQRWNSQSPHQHNYPNNPENYCRNPDSEPTPWCYTIDPNVRWENCSIPTC, from the exons ATGTATTCAAAAGTGACAATTTTTATTTCCTTCATCTCTATTATATCAGTGAAGTCGGGTCGCCGATTGCTTGGATTTAATTTCAAAAGTACCAATCCTATCGGCCAGAAACAATGCCTAAAATTATGTTTTGTCCATACGGATTGCCTCTCCATCAATTTTAGCAGAAATCGTCTTTTATGTGAGTTAAATTCTCAACAAGAGTCTCACACTACCACTGTGACAGAGAACAGTCCTGAAGCGGAGGATTTTATCTACATCCCTCGACAGTCAATACCACAA GACATAATATCGTTGACAGGGGCTTGCAGTACTGTAACATGTCTGCCAGGGCAGATGTGCATCGCTCACTCTGGAGGAAAGAAATCAACATGCATTGTAGCACGTATGTATAAACTCCAAGACGTGGCTAAAGA AAGAAACAAACTGAATGACTGGCAGAAAGAAAGAAATCTAATTCTGCTAAGTGATCCAGAAACCCATCAACTTTTGCTCGCCAATTACTCGCCATGTCCACCCAAGATCTTGTCTTTACCACTGAAAACCTTACCCAAACACCAGCAGGAAG GGTGTTTAGGGGAACCTCCACCGGGACAACTTACCAGTTACGTCACTAATACGTCAGAAAGCTACGTTGGAAGCAGCAGGGGCTACGCGTGCGCAGTAGGAACAGTTCCAGAGAGAGTGAATCAAACCACATGTTTAGCTAACGGTCATTGGGAAACTCCAAGATGTCAAG TGTGCATTGAGGCTAGTGATCCAACTGGGGAAAATTACTCGGGGACGAAGAACATCACAGAAACCGGCAAAATATGTCAGCGGTGGAATTCACAAAGTCCACACCAACACAACTATCCTAACAATCCT GAAAATTACTGCCGCAATCCGGATTCTGAACCAACACCTTGGTGCTACACAATCGACCCTAACGTTAGATGGGAGAATTGTAGCATACCCACTTGCTAA